A region of Dermochelys coriacea isolate rDerCor1 chromosome 1, rDerCor1.pri.v4, whole genome shotgun sequence DNA encodes the following proteins:
- the METTL16 gene encoding RNA N6-adenosine-methyltransferase METTL16 — MALNKSMHARNRYRDKPPDFAYLASRYPAFRQHVQTSLSGRASLNFKDPEAVRALTCTLLKEDFGLTIDIPLERLIPTVPLRLNYIHWVEDLIGHQDGDKQVLRRGIDIGTGASCIYPLLGATLNGWYFLATEVDDMCFNYAKKNVEQNNLSDLIKVVKVPQKTLLMDALKEESEIIYDFCMCNPPFFANQLEAKGVNSRNPRRPPPSSVNTGGITEIMAEGGELEFVKRIIHDSLQLKKRLRWYSCMLGKKCSLAPLKEELRIQGVPKVTHTEFCQGRTMRWALAWSFYDDVRVPSPPSKRRKLEKPRKPITFIVLASTIKELSIKASAMGWDAVEGIAVVTKWIEKILTDLKVQHKYVPCGEDEVSLFLTAIENSWVHLRRKKRERVRQLRELPRASEDILQAVEEKNSQKDSNNPECEQNKTENFEMGSVMLDEDVSSAKDFRQREDSPAKEENSEERMEEEDIEAKQAEILVGEDSSDAKEETDASEDAGNITMEKGQSPKGTSGHFLFKCLINVKKEGDDALAEMHWVEGENRDLMNQLCTYLRNQIFRLVAS; from the exons ATGGCGCTGAACAAGTCCATGCACGCGAGAAACCGTTATCGGGACAAACCGCCGGACTTCGCCTACCTGGCGTCCCGGTACCCGGCCTTCCGGCAGCACGTGCAGACCAGCCTCTCCGGCCGGGCCAG CCTAAATTTCAAGGACCCAGAAGCTGTGAGAGCTCTGACGTGCACTCTCTTGAAAGAAGACTTTGGACTTACAATTGATATACCATTAGAGAGGCTTATTCCTACTGTTCCCTTGAGGCTTAACTATATCCACTGGGTGGAAGATCTAATTGGCCATCAAGATGGTGATAAACAAGTTCTTAGAAGGGGAATTGACATAG GTACAGGGGCATCTTGTATCTACCCATTACTTGGAGCTACTTTGAATGGCTGGTATTTCCTAGCAACAGAAGTGGATGATATGTGCTTCAATTATGCAAAGAAAAATGTGGAACAGAATAATTTATCTGATCTTATAAAAG TGGTTAAAGTGCCACAGAAGACCCTTCTAATGGATGCACTAAAAGAGGAATCTGAGATCATTTATGATTTTTGCATGTGCAACCCTCCCTTTTTTGCCAACCAGTTGGAAGCCAAG GGAGTAAATTCTCGAAATCCTCGACGGCCACCTCCCAGCTCTGTGAACACTGGGGGCATCACAGAGATCATGGCTGAAGGGGGAGAACTAGAATTTGTCAAAAGAATTATCCACGATAGTTTGCAGCTTAAAAAAAGATTGCG GTGGTACAGCTGCATGCTGGGAAAGAAATGCAGTTTAGCTCCATTAAAAGAGGAACTTCGAATCCAGGGG GTTCCTAAAGTTACCCACACTGAATTCTGTCAAGGCCGTACCATGAGGTGGGCACTGGCATGGAGTTTCTATGATGATGTCAGAGTGCCT TCTCCTCCCTCTAAAAGAAGGAAGTTAGAAAAGCCCCGGAAGCCAATTACATTTATAGTGTTGGCATCCACAATCAAAGAGTTATCCATCAAGGCTTCAGCTATGGGCTGGGATGCTGTTGAAGGCATAGCGGTGGTTACAAAGTGGATAGAAAAAATACTGACGGATCTGAAG GTTCAGCATAAGTATGTTCCATGTGGAGAAGATGAAGTTAGTCTGTTTCTAACAGCGATTGAAAACTCTTGGGTTCATTTAAGAAGAAAGAAACGAGAAAGAGTAAGGCAGCTACGAGAACTTCCTCGAGCTTCTGAAGATATTCTGCAAGCAGTGGAAGAGAAGAACAGCCAGAAAGACTCAAACAACCCAGAGTGTGAACAAAACAAGACCGAAAACTTTGAAATGGGATCAGTGATGCTTGATGAGGATGTCAGCTCAGCCAAGGATTTCAGGCAAAGGGAAGATTCCCCTGCCAAAGAAGAAAACAGTGAGGAACGCATGGAAGAGGAGGACATAGAAGCAAAGCAAGCAGAGATATTAGTTGGTGAAGACTCCAGTGATGCAAAGGAGGAgactgatgcttcagaggatgcTGGCAACATAACAATGGAAAAAGGACAAAGTCCCAAAGGAACTAGTGGACACTTTCTTTTTAAGTGTTTAATAAATGTGAAGAAAGAAGGGGATGATGCATTAGCAGAGATGCACTGGGTTGAAGGAGAGAACAGAGATTTAATGAACCAGCTGTGCACCTACTTACGAAATCAAATTTTTCGACTGGTTGCTAGTTAG
- the TNFRSF1A gene encoding tumor necrosis factor receptor superfamily member 1A isoform X6 — protein MRCHAGTYLAEDCQSDSLATRCMQCPKGTFTATDNILRKCISCNRCRSEFKQITLSECTEKKDTVCGCLPNQFQKTDSILFKCLNCSLCHNGTIRQKCTKNSDTICDCYPGYFLHKNSCNLCNSCNEEECKKVCDAVPRPPTSPSVQDDYWGTQGHTILLVGLVVVLAASLGLLFAVKLIKQYRQKVTTAIFYSCVSTQQPKREPVSEVSKVVMNERKAATFASVPPQIEKMWTVNAVPRSMVAQELPDCVRPAGKTQLPDNPVVLYTVVDHVLLSRWKEFVRRLGLSDYEIERIELEQRRVRDAQYEMLRQWRLQMGQGATVERISYVLNQMELSGCSEAIQEALSRQP, from the exons ATGAGATGCCACGCAG GGACTTACTTGGCAGAAGACTGTCAGTCAGACAGTCTTGCGACCCGCTGCATGCAATGTCCTAAGGGCACGTTCACGGCTACAGATAACATTTTGAGGAAATGCATTAGTTGCAATCGGTGCCGTTCAG AATTCAAGCAGATAACACTGTCTGAGTGCACTGAAAAGAAGGATACTGTCTGTGGCTGTCTGCCCAACCAATTTCAGAAAACAGACAGTATTTTATTCAAATGTCTGAACTGCAGCCTATGCCACAATGGGACCATCCGGCAAAAAT GTACAAAGAACAGTGACACGATCTGTGACTGTTACCCTGGATACTTCCTGCACAAAAATAGCTGCAACCTTTGCAACAG CTGTAATGAAGAAGAATGTAAGAAGGTCTGTGACGCAGTGCCAAGGCCACCAACTTCCCCCTCAGTGCAGGATGACTACTGGGGTACACAGG GTCATACCATCTTACTCGTTGGCCTCGTCGTTGTGCTTGCAGCTAGCCTTGGGCTGCTCTTTGCAGTTAAATTGATCAAGCAATACCGTCAAAAAGTGACAACCGCTATTTTTTACTCCTGTG TTTCTACGCAGCAGCCAAAGAGGGAGCCGGTATCTGAAGTAAGCAAG GTTGTGATGAACGAGAGGAAAGCTGCCACCTTTGCTTCGGTACCACCCCAGATAGAAAAAATGTGGACAGTCAATGCTGTGCCAAGGTCAATGGTGGCACAAGAGTTACCAGATTGTGTCAGACCTGCTGGAAAGACTCAACTCCCAGACA ACCCTGTTGTTCTCTATACTGTGGTGGACCATGTGCTGCTGTCTCGGTGGAAGGAGTTTGTGCGACGCCTGGGGCTGAGTGACTATGAGATTGAGCGAATCGAGCTGGAGCAGCGGCGCGTACGGGATGCTCAATATGAGATGCTGAGACAGTGGAGGCTGCAGATGGGCCAGGGTGCCACAGTGGAGCGCATCAGCTATGTCCTCAACCAGATGGAGCTGAGTGGTTGCAGTGAGGCTATCCAGGAGGCATTGTCCAGGCAGCCCTAA
- the TNFRSF1A gene encoding tumor necrosis factor receptor superfamily member 1A isoform X1: MAHLEPSPALVAMLILTLAWVWAEECLGVAPNPDALQIHGIALGRKKRELKCQVGKYLHSNRTHCCMRCHAGTYLAEDCQSDSLATRCMQCPKGTFTATDNILRKCISCNRCRSEFKQITLSECTEKKDTVCGCLPNQFQKTDSILFKCLNCSLCHNGTIRQKCTKNSDTICDCYPGYFLHKNSCNLCNSCNEEECKKVCDAVPRPPTSPSVQDDYWGTQGHTILLVGLVVVLAASLGLLFAVKLIKQYRQKVTTAIFYSCVSTQQPKREPVSEVSKVVMNERKAATFASVPPQIEKMWTVNAVPRSMVAQELPDCVRPAGKTQLPDNPVVLYTVVDHVLLSRWKEFVRRLGLSDYEIERIELEQRRVRDAQYEMLRQWRLQMGQGATVERISYVLNQMELSGCSEAIQEALSRQP; this comes from the exons CTCATTCTAACTCTGGCCTGGGTGTGGGCTGAAGAATGCTTGGGAGTAGCCCCAAACCCAGATGCCCTACAAATACATGGGATAGCCCTGGGGAGAAAGAAGAGGGAGCTAAAGTGTCAGGTGGGAAAGTACCTACACTCCAACAGGACCCACTGCTGCATGAGATGCCACGCAG GGACTTACTTGGCAGAAGACTGTCAGTCAGACAGTCTTGCGACCCGCTGCATGCAATGTCCTAAGGGCACGTTCACGGCTACAGATAACATTTTGAGGAAATGCATTAGTTGCAATCGGTGCCGTTCAG AATTCAAGCAGATAACACTGTCTGAGTGCACTGAAAAGAAGGATACTGTCTGTGGCTGTCTGCCCAACCAATTTCAGAAAACAGACAGTATTTTATTCAAATGTCTGAACTGCAGCCTATGCCACAATGGGACCATCCGGCAAAAAT GTACAAAGAACAGTGACACGATCTGTGACTGTTACCCTGGATACTTCCTGCACAAAAATAGCTGCAACCTTTGCAACAG CTGTAATGAAGAAGAATGTAAGAAGGTCTGTGACGCAGTGCCAAGGCCACCAACTTCCCCCTCAGTGCAGGATGACTACTGGGGTACACAGG GTCATACCATCTTACTCGTTGGCCTCGTCGTTGTGCTTGCAGCTAGCCTTGGGCTGCTCTTTGCAGTTAAATTGATCAAGCAATACCGTCAAAAAGTGACAACCGCTATTTTTTACTCCTGTG TTTCTACGCAGCAGCCAAAGAGGGAGCCGGTATCTGAAGTAAGCAAG GTTGTGATGAACGAGAGGAAAGCTGCCACCTTTGCTTCGGTACCACCCCAGATAGAAAAAATGTGGACAGTCAATGCTGTGCCAAGGTCAATGGTGGCACAAGAGTTACCAGATTGTGTCAGACCTGCTGGAAAGACTCAACTCCCAGACA ACCCTGTTGTTCTCTATACTGTGGTGGACCATGTGCTGCTGTCTCGGTGGAAGGAGTTTGTGCGACGCCTGGGGCTGAGTGACTATGAGATTGAGCGAATCGAGCTGGAGCAGCGGCGCGTACGGGATGCTCAATATGAGATGCTGAGACAGTGGAGGCTGCAGATGGGCCAGGGTGCCACAGTGGAGCGCATCAGCTATGTCCTCAACCAGATGGAGCTGAGTGGTTGCAGTGAGGCTATCCAGGAGGCATTGTCCAGGCAGCCCTAA
- the TNFRSF1A gene encoding tumor necrosis factor receptor superfamily member 1A isoform X2 yields the protein MAHLEPSPALVAMLILTLAWVWAEECLGVAPNPDALQIHGIALGRKKRELKCQVGKYLHSNRTHCCMRCHAGTYLAEDCQSDSLATRCMQCPKGTFTATDNILRKCISCNRCRSEFKQITLSECTEKKDTVCGCLPNQFQKTDSILFKCLNCSLCHNGTIRQKCTKNSDTICDCYPGYFLHKNSCNLCNSCNEEECKKVCDAVPRPPTSPSVQDDYWGHTILLVGLVVVLAASLGLLFAVKLIKQYRQKVTTAIFYSCVSTQQPKREPVSEVSKVVMNERKAATFASVPPQIEKMWTVNAVPRSMVAQELPDCVRPAGKTQLPDNPVVLYTVVDHVLLSRWKEFVRRLGLSDYEIERIELEQRRVRDAQYEMLRQWRLQMGQGATVERISYVLNQMELSGCSEAIQEALSRQP from the exons CTCATTCTAACTCTGGCCTGGGTGTGGGCTGAAGAATGCTTGGGAGTAGCCCCAAACCCAGATGCCCTACAAATACATGGGATAGCCCTGGGGAGAAAGAAGAGGGAGCTAAAGTGTCAGGTGGGAAAGTACCTACACTCCAACAGGACCCACTGCTGCATGAGATGCCACGCAG GGACTTACTTGGCAGAAGACTGTCAGTCAGACAGTCTTGCGACCCGCTGCATGCAATGTCCTAAGGGCACGTTCACGGCTACAGATAACATTTTGAGGAAATGCATTAGTTGCAATCGGTGCCGTTCAG AATTCAAGCAGATAACACTGTCTGAGTGCACTGAAAAGAAGGATACTGTCTGTGGCTGTCTGCCCAACCAATTTCAGAAAACAGACAGTATTTTATTCAAATGTCTGAACTGCAGCCTATGCCACAATGGGACCATCCGGCAAAAAT GTACAAAGAACAGTGACACGATCTGTGACTGTTACCCTGGATACTTCCTGCACAAAAATAGCTGCAACCTTTGCAACAG CTGTAATGAAGAAGAATGTAAGAAGGTCTGTGACGCAGTGCCAAGGCCACCAACTTCCCCCTCAGTGCAGGATGACTACTGGG GTCATACCATCTTACTCGTTGGCCTCGTCGTTGTGCTTGCAGCTAGCCTTGGGCTGCTCTTTGCAGTTAAATTGATCAAGCAATACCGTCAAAAAGTGACAACCGCTATTTTTTACTCCTGTG TTTCTACGCAGCAGCCAAAGAGGGAGCCGGTATCTGAAGTAAGCAAG GTTGTGATGAACGAGAGGAAAGCTGCCACCTTTGCTTCGGTACCACCCCAGATAGAAAAAATGTGGACAGTCAATGCTGTGCCAAGGTCAATGGTGGCACAAGAGTTACCAGATTGTGTCAGACCTGCTGGAAAGACTCAACTCCCAGACA ACCCTGTTGTTCTCTATACTGTGGTGGACCATGTGCTGCTGTCTCGGTGGAAGGAGTTTGTGCGACGCCTGGGGCTGAGTGACTATGAGATTGAGCGAATCGAGCTGGAGCAGCGGCGCGTACGGGATGCTCAATATGAGATGCTGAGACAGTGGAGGCTGCAGATGGGCCAGGGTGCCACAGTGGAGCGCATCAGCTATGTCCTCAACCAGATGGAGCTGAGTGGTTGCAGTGAGGCTATCCAGGAGGCATTGTCCAGGCAGCCCTAA
- the TNFRSF1A gene encoding tumor necrosis factor receptor superfamily member 1A isoform X4: protein MAHLEPSPALVAMLILTLAWVWAEECLGVAPNPDALQIHGIALGRKKRELKCQVGKYLHSNRTHCCMRCHAGTYLAEDCQSDSLATRCMQCPKGTFTATDNILRKCISCNRCRSEFKQITLSECTEKKDTVCGCLPNQFQKTDSILFKCLNCSLCHNGTIRQKCTKNSDTICDCYPGYFLHKNSCNLCNSCNEEECKKVCDAVPRPPTSPSVQDDYWGHTILLVGLVVVLAASLGLLFAVKLIKQYRQKVTTAIFYSCVSTQQPKREPVSEVVMNERKAATFASVPPQIEKMWTVNAVPRSMVAQELPDCVRPAGKTQLPDNPVVLYTVVDHVLLSRWKEFVRRLGLSDYEIERIELEQRRVRDAQYEMLRQWRLQMGQGATVERISYVLNQMELSGCSEAIQEALSRQP, encoded by the exons CTCATTCTAACTCTGGCCTGGGTGTGGGCTGAAGAATGCTTGGGAGTAGCCCCAAACCCAGATGCCCTACAAATACATGGGATAGCCCTGGGGAGAAAGAAGAGGGAGCTAAAGTGTCAGGTGGGAAAGTACCTACACTCCAACAGGACCCACTGCTGCATGAGATGCCACGCAG GGACTTACTTGGCAGAAGACTGTCAGTCAGACAGTCTTGCGACCCGCTGCATGCAATGTCCTAAGGGCACGTTCACGGCTACAGATAACATTTTGAGGAAATGCATTAGTTGCAATCGGTGCCGTTCAG AATTCAAGCAGATAACACTGTCTGAGTGCACTGAAAAGAAGGATACTGTCTGTGGCTGTCTGCCCAACCAATTTCAGAAAACAGACAGTATTTTATTCAAATGTCTGAACTGCAGCCTATGCCACAATGGGACCATCCGGCAAAAAT GTACAAAGAACAGTGACACGATCTGTGACTGTTACCCTGGATACTTCCTGCACAAAAATAGCTGCAACCTTTGCAACAG CTGTAATGAAGAAGAATGTAAGAAGGTCTGTGACGCAGTGCCAAGGCCACCAACTTCCCCCTCAGTGCAGGATGACTACTGGG GTCATACCATCTTACTCGTTGGCCTCGTCGTTGTGCTTGCAGCTAGCCTTGGGCTGCTCTTTGCAGTTAAATTGATCAAGCAATACCGTCAAAAAGTGACAACCGCTATTTTTTACTCCTGTG TTTCTACGCAGCAGCCAAAGAGGGAGCCGGTATCTGAA GTTGTGATGAACGAGAGGAAAGCTGCCACCTTTGCTTCGGTACCACCCCAGATAGAAAAAATGTGGACAGTCAATGCTGTGCCAAGGTCAATGGTGGCACAAGAGTTACCAGATTGTGTCAGACCTGCTGGAAAGACTCAACTCCCAGACA ACCCTGTTGTTCTCTATACTGTGGTGGACCATGTGCTGCTGTCTCGGTGGAAGGAGTTTGTGCGACGCCTGGGGCTGAGTGACTATGAGATTGAGCGAATCGAGCTGGAGCAGCGGCGCGTACGGGATGCTCAATATGAGATGCTGAGACAGTGGAGGCTGCAGATGGGCCAGGGTGCCACAGTGGAGCGCATCAGCTATGTCCTCAACCAGATGGAGCTGAGTGGTTGCAGTGAGGCTATCCAGGAGGCATTGTCCAGGCAGCCCTAA
- the TNFRSF1A gene encoding tumor necrosis factor receptor superfamily member 1A isoform X3, whose amino-acid sequence MAHLEPSPALVAMLILTLAWVWAEECLGVAPNPDALQIHGIALGRKKRELKCQVGKYLHSNRTHCCMRCHAGTYLAEDCQSDSLATRCMQCPKGTFTATDNILRKCISCNRCRSEFKQITLSECTEKKDTVCGCLPNQFQKTDSILFKCLNCSLCHNGTIRQKCTKNSDTICDCYPGYFLHKNSCNLCNSCNEEECKKVCDAVPRPPTSPSVQDDYWGTQGHTILLVGLVVVLAASLGLLFAVKLIKQYRQKVTTAIFYSCVSTQQPKREPVSEVVMNERKAATFASVPPQIEKMWTVNAVPRSMVAQELPDCVRPAGKTQLPDNPVVLYTVVDHVLLSRWKEFVRRLGLSDYEIERIELEQRRVRDAQYEMLRQWRLQMGQGATVERISYVLNQMELSGCSEAIQEALSRQP is encoded by the exons CTCATTCTAACTCTGGCCTGGGTGTGGGCTGAAGAATGCTTGGGAGTAGCCCCAAACCCAGATGCCCTACAAATACATGGGATAGCCCTGGGGAGAAAGAAGAGGGAGCTAAAGTGTCAGGTGGGAAAGTACCTACACTCCAACAGGACCCACTGCTGCATGAGATGCCACGCAG GGACTTACTTGGCAGAAGACTGTCAGTCAGACAGTCTTGCGACCCGCTGCATGCAATGTCCTAAGGGCACGTTCACGGCTACAGATAACATTTTGAGGAAATGCATTAGTTGCAATCGGTGCCGTTCAG AATTCAAGCAGATAACACTGTCTGAGTGCACTGAAAAGAAGGATACTGTCTGTGGCTGTCTGCCCAACCAATTTCAGAAAACAGACAGTATTTTATTCAAATGTCTGAACTGCAGCCTATGCCACAATGGGACCATCCGGCAAAAAT GTACAAAGAACAGTGACACGATCTGTGACTGTTACCCTGGATACTTCCTGCACAAAAATAGCTGCAACCTTTGCAACAG CTGTAATGAAGAAGAATGTAAGAAGGTCTGTGACGCAGTGCCAAGGCCACCAACTTCCCCCTCAGTGCAGGATGACTACTGGGGTACACAGG GTCATACCATCTTACTCGTTGGCCTCGTCGTTGTGCTTGCAGCTAGCCTTGGGCTGCTCTTTGCAGTTAAATTGATCAAGCAATACCGTCAAAAAGTGACAACCGCTATTTTTTACTCCTGTG TTTCTACGCAGCAGCCAAAGAGGGAGCCGGTATCTGAA GTTGTGATGAACGAGAGGAAAGCTGCCACCTTTGCTTCGGTACCACCCCAGATAGAAAAAATGTGGACAGTCAATGCTGTGCCAAGGTCAATGGTGGCACAAGAGTTACCAGATTGTGTCAGACCTGCTGGAAAGACTCAACTCCCAGACA ACCCTGTTGTTCTCTATACTGTGGTGGACCATGTGCTGCTGTCTCGGTGGAAGGAGTTTGTGCGACGCCTGGGGCTGAGTGACTATGAGATTGAGCGAATCGAGCTGGAGCAGCGGCGCGTACGGGATGCTCAATATGAGATGCTGAGACAGTGGAGGCTGCAGATGGGCCAGGGTGCCACAGTGGAGCGCATCAGCTATGTCCTCAACCAGATGGAGCTGAGTGGTTGCAGTGAGGCTATCCAGGAGGCATTGTCCAGGCAGCCCTAA
- the TNFRSF1A gene encoding tumor necrosis factor receptor superfamily member 1A isoform X5, with the protein MAHLEPSPALVAMLILTLAWVWAEECLGVAPNPDALQIHGIALGRKKRELKCQVGKYLHSNRTHCCMRCHAGTYLAEDCQSDSLATRCMQCPKGTFTATDNILRKCISCNRCRSEFKQITLSECTEKKDTVCGCLPNQFQKTDSILFKCLNCSLCHNGTIRQKCTKNSDTICDCYPGYFLHKNSCNLCNSCNEEECKKVCDAVPRPPTSPSVQGHTILLVGLVVVLAASLGLLFAVKLIKQYRQKVTTAIFYSCVSTQQPKREPVSEVSKVVMNERKAATFASVPPQIEKMWTVNAVPRSMVAQELPDCVRPAGKTQLPDNPVVLYTVVDHVLLSRWKEFVRRLGLSDYEIERIELEQRRVRDAQYEMLRQWRLQMGQGATVERISYVLNQMELSGCSEAIQEALSRQP; encoded by the exons CTCATTCTAACTCTGGCCTGGGTGTGGGCTGAAGAATGCTTGGGAGTAGCCCCAAACCCAGATGCCCTACAAATACATGGGATAGCCCTGGGGAGAAAGAAGAGGGAGCTAAAGTGTCAGGTGGGAAAGTACCTACACTCCAACAGGACCCACTGCTGCATGAGATGCCACGCAG GGACTTACTTGGCAGAAGACTGTCAGTCAGACAGTCTTGCGACCCGCTGCATGCAATGTCCTAAGGGCACGTTCACGGCTACAGATAACATTTTGAGGAAATGCATTAGTTGCAATCGGTGCCGTTCAG AATTCAAGCAGATAACACTGTCTGAGTGCACTGAAAAGAAGGATACTGTCTGTGGCTGTCTGCCCAACCAATTTCAGAAAACAGACAGTATTTTATTCAAATGTCTGAACTGCAGCCTATGCCACAATGGGACCATCCGGCAAAAAT GTACAAAGAACAGTGACACGATCTGTGACTGTTACCCTGGATACTTCCTGCACAAAAATAGCTGCAACCTTTGCAACAG CTGTAATGAAGAAGAATGTAAGAAGGTCTGTGACGCAGTGCCAAGGCCACCAACTTCCCCCTCAGTGCAGG GTCATACCATCTTACTCGTTGGCCTCGTCGTTGTGCTTGCAGCTAGCCTTGGGCTGCTCTTTGCAGTTAAATTGATCAAGCAATACCGTCAAAAAGTGACAACCGCTATTTTTTACTCCTGTG TTTCTACGCAGCAGCCAAAGAGGGAGCCGGTATCTGAAGTAAGCAAG GTTGTGATGAACGAGAGGAAAGCTGCCACCTTTGCTTCGGTACCACCCCAGATAGAAAAAATGTGGACAGTCAATGCTGTGCCAAGGTCAATGGTGGCACAAGAGTTACCAGATTGTGTCAGACCTGCTGGAAAGACTCAACTCCCAGACA ACCCTGTTGTTCTCTATACTGTGGTGGACCATGTGCTGCTGTCTCGGTGGAAGGAGTTTGTGCGACGCCTGGGGCTGAGTGACTATGAGATTGAGCGAATCGAGCTGGAGCAGCGGCGCGTACGGGATGCTCAATATGAGATGCTGAGACAGTGGAGGCTGCAGATGGGCCAGGGTGCCACAGTGGAGCGCATCAGCTATGTCCTCAACCAGATGGAGCTGAGTGGTTGCAGTGAGGCTATCCAGGAGGCATTGTCCAGGCAGCCCTAA